The following proteins are co-located in the Mus caroli chromosome 7, CAROLI_EIJ_v1.1, whole genome shotgun sequence genome:
- the Capn5 gene encoding calpain-5 — MFSCAKAYEDQNYSALKRACLRKKVLFEDPLFPATDDSLYYKGTPGPTVRWKRPKDICDDPRLFVDGISSHDLHQGQVGNCWFVAACSSLASRESLWQKVIPDWKEQEWNPEKPDSYAGIFHFNFWRFGEWVDVIVDDRLPTVNNQLIYCHSNSKNEFWCALVEKAYAKLAGCYQALDGGNTADALVDFTGGVSEPIDLTEGDLATDEAKRNQLFERVLKVHSRGGLISASIKAVTAADMEARLACGLVKGHAYAVTDVRKVRLGHGLLAFFKSEKLDMIRLRNPWGEREWTGPWSDTSEEWQKVSKSEREKMGVTVQDDGEFWMTFEDMCRYFTDIIKCRLINTSYLSIHKTWEEARLHGAWTRHEDPQQNRSGGCINHKDTFFQNPQYVFEVKKPEDEVLISIQQRPKRSTRREGKGENLAIGFDIYKVEENRQYRMHSLQHKAASSIYINSRSVFLRTELPEGRYVIIPTTFEPGHTGEFLLRVFTDVPSNCRELRLDEPPRTCWSSLCGYPQQVAQVHVLGAAGLKDSPTGANSYVIIKCEGEKVRSAVQRGTSTPEYNVKGIFYRKKLAQPITVQVWNHRVLKDEFLGQVHLKTAPDDLQDLHTLHLQDRSSRQPSDLPGIVAVRVLCSASLTAV; from the exons GATATCTGTGACGATCCCCGGCTCTTCGTAGATGGCATCAGCTCCCATGACCTGCACCAGGGCCAGGTGGGCAACTGCTGGTTTGTGGCTGCCTGCTCGTCACTGGCCTCCCGAGAGTCACTCTGGCAGAAG GTCATCCCAGACTGGAAGGAGCAGGAATGGAACCCTGAGAAGCCTGACAGCTATGCTGGCATCTTCCACTTCAACTTCTGGCGCTTTGGGGAGTGGGTGGACGTGATCGTCGATGACCGGCTGCCCACAGTCAACAACCAGCTCATTTACTGCCATTCCAACTCCAAAAATGAGTTCTGGTGTGCCCTGGTGGAGAAGGCCTATGCCAA GCTGGCCGGCTGTTACCAGGCCCTGGATGGAGGCAACACGGCCGATGCGTTGGTGGATTTCACAGGTGGTGTTTCTGAACCCATTGACCTGACCGAGGGGGACTTGGCCACTGACGAGGCTAAGAGGAATCAGCTCTTTGAGCGCGTGCTGAAGGTGCACAGCAGAGGCGGGCTCATCAGTGCCTCCATCAAG GCTGTGACAGCAGCTGACATGGAGGCCCGCCTGGCATGTGGCCTGGTGAAGGGCCATGCATATGCTGTCACCGATGTGCGCAAGGTGCGCCTGGGCCATGGCCTGCTGGCCTTCTTCAAGTCAGAGAAGCTTGACATGATCCGCCTGAGGAACCCCTGGGGCGAGCGGGAGTGGACGGGGCCCTGGAGTGACAC GTCAGAGGAATGGCAGAAAGTGAGCAAGAGTGAGAGGGAGAAGATGGGCGTGACCGTGCAGGACGATGGGGAATTCTG GATGACCTTTGAGGACATGTGCCGGTACTTTACCGACATCATTAAGTGCCGCCTGATTAACACGTCCTACCTGAGCATCCATAAGACATGGGAGGAGGCCCGGCTGCATGGTGCCTGGACGAGACATGAGGACCCACAGCAGAACCGCAGTGGAGGCTGCATCAACCACAAGGACACTTTCTTCCAGAACCCACAG TACGTATTTGAAgtcaagaagccagaagatgaagTGTTGATCAGTATCCAGCAGCGGCCAAAGCGCTCAACTCGCCGGGAGGGCAAAGGCGAGAATCTGGCCATCGGCTTTGACATCTATAAG GTGGAAGAGAACCGCCAATACCGTATGCACAGCCTACAGCATAAGGCCGCCAGCTCCATCTACATCAATTCACGCAGCGTTTTTTTGAGGACAGAACTGCCTGAGGGCCGCTATGTTATCATCCCTACCACCTTTGAGCCAGGCCATACTGGCGAGTTCCTGCTCCGAGTCTTCACAGATGTCCCCTCCAACTGCCG GGAACTACGCCTGGATGAGCCCCCTCGGACCTGTTGGAGTTCCCTCTGTGGCTACCCTCAGCAGGTGGCCCAGGTCCATGTCCTGGGGGCTGCTGGCCTCAAGGACTCCCCAACAG GAGCAAACTCATATGTGATCATCAAGTGTGAGGGCGAAAAGGTTCGATCAGCTGTGCAGAGAGGGACCTCGACACCAGAGTACAATGTAAAAGGCATCTTCTATCGCAAGAAACTGGCTCAGCCTATCACCGTGCAG GTTTGGAATCACCGAGTCCTGAAGGATGAATTCCTGGGCCAGGTGCACCTGAAGACTGCCCCGGATGACCTGCAGGACCTCCACACCCTCCATCTCCAGGACCGCAGTAGCCGGCAGCCTAGCGACCTGCCAGGCATTGTAGCTGTGCGAGTCCTCTGCAGTGCCTCTCTCACGGCGGTCTGA
- the Omp gene encoding olfactory marker protein has product MAEDGPQKQQLEMPLVLDQDLTQQMRLRVESLKQRGEKKQDGEKLIRPAESVYRLDFIQQQKLQFDHWNVVLDKPGKVTITGTSQNWTPDLTNLMTRQLLDPAAIFWRKEDSEAMDWNEADALEFGERLSDLAKIRKVMYFLITFGEGVEPANLKASVVFNQL; this is encoded by the coding sequence ATGGCAGAGGATGGGCCGCAGAAGCAGCAGCTGGAGATGCCGCTGGTTCTGGACCAGGACCTGACCCAGCAGATGCGGCTCCGAGTAGAGAGCCTGAAGCAGCGTGGGGAGAAGAAGCAGGATGGCGAGAAGCTGATCCGGCCAGCTGAGTCCGTCTACCGCCTCGATTTCATCCAGCAGCAGAAGCTGCAGTTCGATCACTGGAACGTGGTTCTGGACAAGCCGGGAAAGGTCACCATCACGGGCACCTCGCAGAACTGGACGCCCGACCTCACCAACCTCATGACACGCCAGCTGCTGGACCCCGCCGCCATCTTCTGGCGCAAGGAAGACTCCGAAGCCATGGATTGGAATGAGGCAGACGCCCTGGAGTTTGGGGAGCGCCTTTCTGACCTGGCCAAGATCCGCAAGGTCATGTATTTCCTCATCACCTTTGGCGAGGGCGTGGAGCCTGCCAACCTAAAGGCCTCTGTGGTGTTTAACCAGCTCTGA